Proteins co-encoded in one Lasioglossum baleicum chromosome 3, iyLasBale1, whole genome shotgun sequence genomic window:
- the Theg gene encoding testicular haploid expressed gene, with protein MASELSRRIKYAMAHLSRKQYTSLLARPNWRRIKRRDENVLPNPFGIRRTALKARASKRIKVMARPKHVSKKYDPETAPPSYPRIHPKTLEAKTTKRIMDLALPQRRTLLANMRFQTSGNITETLWKVQNSRYRKYRYFCNARLQREARKRQRIQAKLRRAVKPDEWQQHLESMERLATPKTPPKPKPIGKKKKWRRANAQRIEELSAPMSRELPDVRDPFVVPASALNYNITERVAQLARHRDLPAGLPPRIPGTVSKTALAAQATPRLIILAKPAERPAGMETDLREDAFTVSPQALKARCSRRLKMLARPKTYRK; from the exons ATGGCGTCCGAGTTGTCTCGTAGGATCAAATACGCCATGGCGCATTTATCGCGCAAACAGTACACCTCTCTACTGGCACGGCCGAACTGGAGGAGGATAAAGAGGAGGGACGAGAACGTCCTG CCGAACCCGTTTGGGATTCGGCGGACAGCGCTGAAAGCTCGCGCCTCGAAACGCATCAAAGTCATGGCTCGGCCGAAACACGTCAGCAAAAAGTACGATCCAGA AACCGCGCCGCCGAGCTACCCGCGAATCCACCCGAAAACTCTCGAGGCGAAGACCACGAAACGTATCATGGACCTGGCGCTGCCACAGAGAAG AACGCTGCTGGCGAACATGCGGTTCCAGACGAGCGGCAACATAACGGAGACACTGTGGAAGGTTCAGAATTCGCGGTACCGGAAGTATCGATATTTCTGCAACGCCAGGCTGCAGCGGGAGGCGAGGAAAAG ACAGAGGATCCAGGCGAAATTGCGCAGAGCGGTGAAGCCCGACGAATGGCAACAACACTTGGAGTCCATGGAGAGGCTGGCCACGCCGAAAACTCCGCCGAAACCGAAGCCTATC GGTAAGAAGAAGAAATGGAGAAGGGCGAACGCGCAAAGAATCGAAGAGCTGTCGGCTCCGATGAGCAGAGAGTTGCCGGACGTCAGAGATCCGTTCGTGGTACCAGCATCAGCCCTCAACTACAATATCACCGAACGTGTGGCACAGTTGGCACGTCACAGGGATCTACCGGCCGGGCTACCTCCGCGGATCCCAGGGACTGTGTCCAAAACGGCTCTCGCCGCCCAAG CTACGCCGAGGCTGATCATCCTGGCGAAGCCGGCGGAACGTCCTGCAGGAATGGAAACCGACCTGAGGGAGGACGCGTTCACAGTCTCGCCACAAGCCTTGAAAGCCAGATGCTCGAGACGACTGAAGATGTTGGCCAGACCGAAGACCTACAGAAAATGA